One region of Tachysurus fulvidraco isolate hzauxx_2018 chromosome 9, HZAU_PFXX_2.0, whole genome shotgun sequence genomic DNA includes:
- the snw1 gene encoding SNW domain-containing protein 1: protein MSLMSFLPVPTQLSQDQLEAEEAQRSHSTALVSTRKEPPPYGSRKGWVPRTMEDFGDGGAFPEIHMAQYPLEMGRKKKTSNALALQVDAEGKIKYDAIARQGQGKDKVIFSKYTDLLPKEVLHDDAPGLQKPDEEAVKELTEKTRAALDKQVSQKIAAAMPVRAADKQAPAQYIRYTPSQQGVAFNSGAKQRVIRMVEMQKDPMEPPRFKINKKIPRGPPSPPAPVMHSPSRKMTVKEQQEWKIPPCISNWKNAKGYTIPLDKRLAADGRGLQTVHINENFAKLAEALYIADRKAREAVEMRAQVEKKMAQKEKEKKEEKLRELAKMARDRRAGIKSHGDKGGEDGEVREREEIRHDRRKERQHDRNISRAAPDKRSKLQRDQDRDISELIALGQPNPRISSEAQYDQRLFNQSRGMDSGFAGGEDEVYNVYDQPFGRGRDMAQNIYRPSKNTSKDMYGDDLDTLMQSNRFVPDREFSGTDHGPRRDGPVQFEEDPFGLDKFLEEAKQHGGSKRPSSTGRSKDYDHDKKRRKE, encoded by the exons ATGTCGTTAATGAG CTTTTTACCCGTGCCAACTCAGCTGTCTCAAGACCAGCTTGAGGCAGAAGAAGCACAGAGGTCTCATTCCACTGCTCTGGTGTCAACCCGCAAAGAACCTCCTCCTTATGGATCACGAAAAGGATGGGTGCCCCGCACTATGGAG GACTTCGGAGATGGTGGTGCATTCCCAGAGATCCACATGGCTCAGTACCCACTTGAAATGGgcaggaagaagaagacctcCAATGCCCTTGCCTTACAGGTGGATGCGGAGGGGAAGATTAAGTATGACGCGATTGCACGTCAAGGACAGGGAAAGGATAAG GTCATATTTAGTAAATACACAGATCTGCTTCCAAAGGAAGTGCTTCATGACGATGCTCCCGGACTGCAGAAACCTGACGAGGAAGCAGTTAAAGAG CTCACAGAAAAGACCAGAGCTGCTCTAGATAAGCAGGTGTCGCAGAAGATTGCTGCCGCCATGCCTGTCCGAGCAGCAGATAAACAGGCTCCGGCTCAGTACATACG GTACACACCTTCACAGCAGGGCGTAGCGTTTAACTCCGGGGCTAAGCAAAGGGTCATCCGTATGGTGGAGATGCAGAAAGACCCGATGGAGCCACCACGGTTTAA GATTAATAAAAAGATTCCTCGTGGTCCTCCATCTCCTCCCGCTCCAGTCATGCACTCTCCCAGCAGAAAG ATGACTGTGAAAGAACAACAAGAATGGAAGATTCCTCCTTGCATTTCCAACTGGAAGAACGCCAAG GGTTACACAATCCCACTGGACAAGCGTCTGGCTGCTGATGGAAGAGGACTCCAGACAGTTCACATCAATGAAAATTTTGCCAAGTTAGCTGAGGCTCTCTACATCGCAGATAGAAAG GCGAGAGAAGCTGTGGAGATGCGCGCTCAGGTGGAGAAAAAGATggcacagaaagaaaaagagaaaaaggaggagaaacTCAGGGAACTGGCAAAGATGGCCCGAGACAGGAGAGCAGGGATCAAAAGCCATGGAGACAAAG GTGGTGAAGACGGTGAGGTTAGGGAGCGTGAAGAGATCCGTCATGACAGGAGGAAGGAGAGGCAGCACGACAGGAACATCTCCAGAGCCGCCCCCGATAAAAG GTCTAAGCTGCAGCGGGACCAGGACAGAGACATCAGTGAGCTGATCGCCCTGGGTCAGCCCAACCCACGTATCTCCAGCGAGGCTCAATACGATCAGCGCCTCTTTAATCAGAGCAGG gGCATGGACAGCGGCTTTGCGGGAGGAGAGGACgaggtatataatgtatatgacCAACCCTTCGGAAGAGGCAGAGACATGGCACAGAACATCTACAGGCCCAGCAAGAACACAAGCAAGGATATGTATGGAGATGATCTGGACACCCTCATGCAGAGCAACAG gtttGTCCCTGATCGGGAGTTTTCTGGTACAGATCACGGCCCACGTAGGGATGGACCTGTCCAGTTTGAAGAAGATCCTTTTGGTCTGGACAAGTTCTTGGAAGAAGCCAAGCAACACGGTGGCTCCAAGAGGCCGTCAAGCACCGGGCGCTCAAAGGACTATGATCATGACAAGAAGCGCAGGAAGGAGTGA